In a genomic window of Vicinamibacteria bacterium:
- a CDS encoding F0F1 ATP synthase subunit epsilon, protein MSTGATYKFKMLTPNRTVFDGEVVSVTAPGGAGYLGILAHHAPLITTLLAGDLTLRSKDGESYRYRIGPGILKVANNEAVVLTESIEEA, encoded by the coding sequence ATGTCGACGGGCGCGACCTACAAGTTCAAGATGCTGACCCCGAACCGGACCGTCTTCGACGGCGAGGTGGTCTCGGTGACCGCCCCCGGTGGTGCCGGCTACCTCGGCATCCTCGCGCACCACGCGCCGCTCATCACGACCTTGCTCGCGGGCGATCTCACGCTGCGCAGCAAGGACGGCGAGTCGTACCGCTACCGCATCGGACCCGGGATCCTCAAGGTCGCGAACAACGAAGCGGTGGTCCTGACGGAGTCGATCGAAGAAGCGTAG
- the atpD gene encoding F0F1 ATP synthase subunit beta — translation AEYFRDEENQDVLLFVDNIFRFVQAGSEVSALLGRMPSAVGYQPTLGTEMGGLQERICSTKKGSITSVQAIYVPADDITDPAPATTFSHLDATTVLSRQIAELGIYPAVDPLASTSRILSAAVVGEEHFDVARRVQEILQRNKELQDIIAILGMDELSEEDRLTVNRARKIQRFLSQPFFVAEVFTGTPGKYVKIQDTIRGFKEIIEGKHDDIPEQAFYMVGSIDEVVERAKKMG, via the coding sequence CGCGGAGTACTTCCGCGACGAAGAGAACCAGGACGTGCTCCTGTTCGTGGATAACATTTTCCGCTTCGTGCAGGCGGGCTCGGAGGTGTCGGCGCTCTTGGGCCGCATGCCCAGCGCCGTGGGTTACCAGCCCACGCTGGGCACCGAGATGGGCGGACTGCAGGAGCGCATCTGTTCCACCAAGAAGGGGTCGATCACGTCGGTGCAGGCGATTTACGTGCCCGCCGACGACATCACCGATCCGGCCCCCGCGACCACGTTCTCGCACCTGGACGCCACCACGGTGCTCTCCCGACAAATCGCGGAGCTCGGCATCTACCCCGCGGTGGATCCGCTCGCGTCGACCTCGCGCATCTTGAGCGCCGCGGTCGTGGGCGAGGAGCACTTCGACGTCGCGCGCCGCGTGCAGGAGATTCTCCAGCGCAACAAGGAGCTGCAGGACATCATCGCCATCTTGGGTATGGATGAGCTGTCCGAAGAGGACCGCCTGACCGTCAACCGCGCGCGCAAGATCCAGCGCTTCCTTTCGCAGCCCTTCTTCGTGGCGGAAGTGTTCACCGGTACTCCGGGCAAGTACGTCAAGATCCAGGACACCATTCGCGGCTTCAAGGAGATCATCGAGGGCAAGCACGACGACATCCCGGAGCAGGCGTTCTACATGGTGGGTTCGATCGACGAAGTGGTCGAGCGCGCGAAGAAGATGGGCTAA